TAACTGATAGATTCTTATAGCAATCTGTatcagaatttttttctttcttatatttttttaactgataaaTTCTGATACCCGGTTAGCTGTTTTGTATCAGaatttataagactttttCCACAGGGTATAGCTTAcagctgtaatatttttgaatattaaatactaagcAGGGATAAACTGGTTCCGTTATGCCTTAAACTGATGCACATATTACTTCAAACCTATCGTCTCTTGTAAAGTAACACTGTCACTGTATAGCTAGTGTCACACAACACAACACAGTACGCAGCTTCTAGAGCCAAAGTTGTTataatgtgtatgtatgtagcaCTCAATGTCtctcaatatatgtatgtatattgagACTAAGCTCAAGAACTTCGCTTTTTCCTGGCTTTCCTGCCTCGCGCCCGTCATATAGGCCGCGAGCGtttcgttttgtttttttgttaggGTTCCTTGACCTCCGGCAGAGATTCCTTGTCGTTATCTTTGTCATCGTCAAAGAATTCATTCTTTGGTTCCACCATCTTGTCCGCTTCCTCTTGACTGATTCGGATGTCGGGATCTGGCTCCTCCTTTATCCTGTATTCTTCGGGCAGGAAATCAcctatgattttatattattattaaaaaaggagttactataaaatttgataaagttttaatgttatacagCTTCGATACTTAAAAAACAGGTCTTGGAAGATTTAAGACAGAGATACAGGAAACAATGTGATGCTCTCAATGGATAACAAAGACGTTACCGGAACACTTCAAactcatatacatatacataatgtgTAAGCGATATATTGACCTGGTATATGCGTCATTTGAACTGCGGGGGAGTGTTGACACATCTTCAGATTGTCATAgacatgttttgttattgcTTCCAAATACTGCTTGCTGTTTGCATTCGATGTACtgaaaatttacatacacattaaaaactatatcatgttataattatagccAGATATGGTTGTATAGAACATTTACCTGTTAATCTCTGGATGCAATTGAAAATCTGGTGCAAAGAACTCCAAATATTCGGTGTACGGCAGCtcgtttgatatattttcgtCGACCAGCAGTGACGTTTCGTACGTCCAACATCTGGCTACGTTACGCAGGGTGTATCTGTTacgaaaaaaaacaacaatatatatataataaacatactgtatttatatttaaaatccataGAATCTATATGTTTATCAAATACTCACCCACCACCGCCCACGACTAGAGTGGGCACATTCAAGTTCTTGACGAACTTCACACATTCACCATGACCCCGTGTGGATAGTGAGAAACAGCCGAGCCTATCACCAGCTAAGGAATCAGCACCACACTGGAGAACTATGGCAGTTGGTCGGTAAAACTCCATCACATTGGAAATAACCGgcttaaatatctaaaaaaacagattttattatataagtaatttatgcttaatattgtattatgcTAGTATCATAACTGAATTATAAAGAGATCTACCTAGATGACACTTGATATCACATTACTTGTCAACTATACCCATAAGTATATTTAGAGTCATTCATATAGATTACCTGCACATAGCTCTGATCGTCTATACCCTCCTTCAGTGGTACATTAACCGAAAAGTATCTCCCACTCTCAGCTCCGATTTCATACATATCACCGGTTCCGGGGAAGAAATAGTTGCCATATTTATGGAAACTAACTGTCATGACCCTGTCGGTCAGATAGAAAGCCTCCTGGACCCCATCCCCGTGATGTACATCTATATCAATGTACAGAACCCTCGGATGATACTTCAGCAGTTCCAGTACAGCAATCACAATATCATTGACATAGCAGAAACCTGTAAACAATGTTATATCTTACAACTCACACttgattttacaaattttttattcatattttaagtcATGGTTAAACGTGAATGAGTTGTGTAACATTGCTGTTAGTTAATGAGATGTAAACgtacataatacattattgTATAACTCCGGCTTAATACAACATTTCCGATCGCacaacaaatgttttatttctgaacTGTGATGTGATTTCTTCACACTAAAAACCACTCAAATgttcctttttatattattacatgacAAGTCGGTGACTAAAGTATTCAATGTAAGTCAATGAACACTTGTTTCggagtttttcattattaaatcatttatattatgtcatattCAGTAATAATGGGAATTAAGATTCTCTTTACGTTTTCTCCCCCGAGATGCGAAGTTATGATTTTGTTGGACAATAAACTCGGTGCTTATAtaaccattttatataatgcctATTAGCCCAATGTTATTAACCCTGACAATCGAGGAAATACCAATTTTTAGGTGGAACAGATTCGAGTACAGTTCATGTATATGAATTGttgaatgaatattttcaattaaattttaattcaaatgtaataaataaatgtaacccACCAGACGGTTCAAATTTCTTAGCATGGTGCAAACCGCCCGACCAGTTGATGGCTATATCACAGGCGttgttgtttaatttcatGGCACCTTCGAGAGATGCTCCCGTGTACATTGAACAGAAATCGAAGAGGCCCTCAAATACTGGACAGTCATCACCGACATTGTAGTGCAGTAGATCCTTGGAATATGCTGGAATTGAAACACTTTTGTACGATActgctatataaaatttaaaactaattttgtgACAAGATTGGTGATCCACACATTATAAGAAAGTGGTAGAGTATGTAATTCTAATATTTCTTACTTTGAATATTCTGCGGAGTGACATTCTGAAGGAATTCTATGTAATCCTCGCTGTGGAAACGGCACATATCATGAGCACTCGCTCGATATGGCCTATACACTTGCATCTTCTTGTGGAGCCCATAGTTGAGAACTAGGCTGTGGGTGACTGAGAGTCTATGCGGCTTCATGGGGTGTCCGGGCCCATAGTGGAAATTACCCACATCAGGGTTGTAAAAGTACGCAACCCTCTGCTGACTCATAGTGAAACAAACACgtaatcttttaaaatcaatataacacCTAGAACTAATGCAATAAATACTAAACGTTTAGTTAACTGGATGTCACCTATCATACTTCTACATACATTCCGATATATTCTCAAAATAGATTCACTTTAgggatatttatatttttttatgaaaaaaacaaagcATTCCATCGGCATTGAGCAAAGCCAATGGCGGCGCGTCAAGTAGACAAGtgacaaaatttaatagactgttactattattattcttcgatttaaagttttatcaaaaatctaatttaataaattttctgacaaaattaaaaatataattaaaaacattttaaaaactttaaaatgttataagttattttatatcttgtttGATGTTACTATTTGTCAATATCAATAAGGTATAACAGTTGCATGGGCACTCAAATGTCAAGCGACAAGCAACGTCATTAATTGCCGCATCCAATAAGTCTTACCGGCTTTATCGAATTATTATCTGGGatcttttaaaacattcttcTATCAAGAGTAAGCGCTGAGAACATAGAAAACAGCAAAATTTGACAACTTTTGGTGAGTTTAAACATGTTGTCTGCTGGAGAATTTGTCTCTTATTAGACTAAGCTTTAAATATTCCGTGCCTATAAATACCCCAAACTTTGAACTGATAGTTTAGtgtgttgtttaaataattcaagcaTGCTGTTACATAACATTTGGTAGGGAAGATTAgggatttaaaattgtttttctgtTTAGACAGTcttctaattaaattcatattatgtatgtatatgtaaaagaaTTCAATCGTTTCGTGGAATTTTCCAGTAACGAATGATAGTTTTTGCATAGAAATATGccgtatgtttttttattgcataccTATGTCattcaaataactttatttgattCAAGCTTACTTCCCCTTTACTTTATCTATAGCTAATCTTatcttattatgtatattaatattatttacctcCGCTATGAAGGTAACAAAAAAACTCAAGGGTATCATGGAAGAAGCTGCGTTTTTATAGgtacacaaatattattttcaactcattgtaataattattcatatcgCAAACttgacttatttaattatgtaatttgtattgataataaaaaaaaaattacatataagatatcattaaataaaatctttaataaaaaagccaattctgtatgaaaaattaatattttgtcaattttatatatacaagtttatgttatatttgatataaaatatttaccctGGGCTGTTGAAGGTGAGTTGAGTGAACTGTCAGCTCATTAGTGGCTTGTAGAAtgatagaattattatatacaattctaATATGATTCCTTCAATTACTGTATCATAACATCCTTCGCACTAATGAGTTGGAGGTTGCATTACGTAGTACTGTTGCGTAAACAAGtgcttaataatttattatgacaatTTTTACTAAGCCAATGTACACAGATAAGAATTTGTAACTGTATGTATGAAGAACAGTtacggaatatatatatagatgtatCACTATacctcttttatatttaaatattataaagtcacTGATATTCTAAAGAAaagtttgaaaagaaaaaaaatgtatgtttggGTGTatgtagaaaattaatttcagtatctactatatatatgtatatattaaatgtattttttatttgcctgTACGTGTGGCGACCGGTTCTTTTATATAGCGGCGCGTTATATAGAATGTATTCAGTTGTGCTAGAGACGTCGAGACGTACAGTTAGAAATGGGGACATTATTGAGATTTGCGATGCTTTTGTTAATAGCAGACAGCACTATGGTCAATTTTAGGGTGCTAGCCAGAGCAATGTCGTCCGTCGCTAAGGCTTTCGAGGCGAATGCTGTGGTCCCGGATGTCGTACCTAAGGCACCGGAAGCTGAGGTTACGGTGAGTTGTTTAGTTAGTTAGTACTGACATTATAAATCTCAATATAATCAGCAAAGGTATACGCTGTCGACGCGAATATTTTagctttatattgtaaatgtcaTGGTCTGTAACTGTTCATTACGGAGTGGTTTCGATAACATGCAAAGAGGTTTTATTCCACAACGGAATAAGCGACCGTGTGTCGCCTCGTTTtttctatatgaaaaaatttatatgaaagtcATCCGTGTTTTGTATGTGGAGAAAGCTTGTATTCGATTTCACATTTCTTCGCAAAAATCACATAATAAAGTACGATCCGTCTAACACAAAGACAAACagcaaagtaatattttcaatatataaaggtGTCCCCGATTCCTAATGTCACAACAAGGCCAACGGAACGagataatttatgtaaatagatctaaaaactttctaaaaaaaaatttaaataaatcgatttatttatttttttgtcttccaTCAAatcgtttataatataaatattatataacaattcaaAACGacgaagtaatattttaaaagctgtCCAAATGTGTGACAagttttatgattaaattcAAGGTGAAGTACAACAGCGGGGTTGAAGTGAATTTCGGCAATGAGCTCACGCCGACCCAGGTGAAGGATGTACCTGCCGTGAAGTGGAACGCTGTACCCGACTCCTACTACACTCTGGCTATGACTGGTGAGGGATCGAACGACCGGCCGTactataaatgattaaatataaccTAATGTACTTAAACTCAACAATCGAAaatcttaatgagatctaatacTTTCGCgattattcattaaatgacACTAATATAATCGGATTACTGcccgtattttattaaatttaaaaactaaatgctcccgaagtttcggttactttgcagcaaccgtgatcacgggcacacGAGATGTgaatcacggttgctgcaaagtaaccgaaacgtcggggttatgtagtttttaacaataataaaatacgcgcagTAATCCGATTATATTAGTGTCATTTAATCGTACATCTTAACTTCAACTGTGTGTCTAAACGAACTGGTTGGATATGATACAAGTGTGAGCAAAACCATAGagggtttattaaaaaactaattacataaaaaaaaaaaatcctaaaccAATCGTTCCTatcgtaaacattttttatgacagagaaaaatcatttttcgCTCAAATCTATCACGGCAACGATATTTtggatatcaaataataaaagtttaccGTACGAGAGCAGATCTTAATGACATCGGAGAGAGAGACTTTGGTGTGTCATCGTATCTGTATGCTCTCCATAGACCCTGATGCACCATCTCGCGCTGAGCCCCAGTTCCGCGAGTGGCATCACTGGCTGGTGGGTAACATCCTCGGCGGGAACATCTCCTCCGGCGAGGTCCTGTCAGCCTACGTCGGCTCCGGACCACCACCAGACACCGGCCTCCACAGATACGTGTTCCTCGTGTACAAACAACCAGGCAAACTGAGCTTCGACGAGCCCAGGCTTCCCAACACGTGAGTGTCACCGCCGACTGGTCATCGATACCCATTCCAGATGCTCATAGAGTTTGAGTCTCATGATGTATTTTCAGATCGGGCGACAAGCGCGGCGGATTCTCTATCGCAAAGTTCGCCAAGAAGTACAACCTCGGTGAGCCGGTCGCCGGGAACTTCTACCAGGCCAAATACGACGATTACGTTCCCATCCTGTACAAACAGCTGGGCAACTGAGTTAGTTGATAAGATTAAAAGTGATCGCATCTCCTAGTGATGTAAAACCCCCTCCCGTGTTATAATCCAGTCCATCCCTGGTACATCCCTCACACATCGAACCGTCTCCCGGCCTCACGGTGCATACTTTAATACCGTTGGAGGAAAAAGATTTTgttctttcaaataaattcttcATAACGCcacgtttcatttatttttaaccaacTACTAACTGATTGTCATAGCTTAAATGGACGTTGATGCCTGTGTCAGCGGCACTTCCAAATGGATTGACTAATTTTGATGTAGTTTTTTCCATTTGAAAGGCACATTCCTTGCGCTGGTACTTATATGTGTTTGGTCAATAACAAAGCTGTATTAGACTATCAGCTCTTTTCTAAAactacgtaatatttttttgcatagaATACTCGGTGAAGTGCTTTATATTAGTtagtaaaatagttaaatgaTAACGAATGgcttataattaagttatccCTTTAGAATtcaccacaaaaaaaaaatttggaaaatatatatgtagactTATGATTAGaggcaatttattttaacaacataacATCCTTAAACAAGTATTTTCACTctgttcaaaaaaatatacggtaaaagtcaatttaatttctttattcatgagTCTCACATTGAAAACTAAAACGACTTCACTTTGACGACGCAATAGTaagtaaaaatacaattttaagaataatattggaattgtaaagaaaaattaatacaaaaattgaaataacgaGATTTTTCATACGTCTCTATtctattatactattataaatcattaatttgaaatgaagtaatatattataaatattctcctAGTACTTATACTGACTAATTGatgtatgttaattttatatcgataACTTTTTTTGTTCCGCTAATCGTTACATTATGGTCATAAAAACGTAAATGTCTTTACAActccaatatattatatcgaaaacgtaataaaattaaaacaaaaataaagaggagctgtattgactaaaGAAAGTTTTGGCGCCGGGCGAGTTGTGGAGTTGTGACGTGTCGTGGACGGGAGAgggattatttaaaatagaaataaacaagttATTTACAACTAAGTTGTgctcttttaattattctctTTAAAAATGTCAGTTGTGTTTTATAATCGAAGTGATAATTATATGAACATGACAATCTGTCCCATTAACAGCATGCCTTGTTCCTTAAGGTATAACATTAATCGTAAGTGATTTTACTAGCAGTGAGCCCAAACAATTTGTGATTTAATATACACTTCTTGTGTTAGAGCGATTATATTAGGTCATTACTGGTAATAAATCGACTCGCCTCGTTACATTCAATTAGTATCTGGTTTGTCTACTAGATAGCGTtaaccattttatataaatacggaCAAGCTGTCAATTAGAAAgatacgttccagatattttaattgaaacttcaattcttctaaatgttcttgtatttctcgaaggttcttcataatcacattctttatgatccgcactcgctgaactctgcagtccgctgtcgtgcgtccagacgtcatatttaaaccagaattcaaacatagttctattctctttgatttcgttttacttttaacaatagtaacgacgaccaataagttgttatagtaATTGATGACAACCTTGAGTTATtgtcatgttgcatccgtcattgaagttgcttgcgccgatatatagtatattcgcgagcattaatttaaataaaactaatattatttggatTCGCTACgcgtatttttgttattttaaagaactacatactccccacgtttcggttacttttcagcaacgtGATGAGATGTAAATGTTTGTCAGTTGGTACTGTTTTTCATCACCTACCACCAACGATTTCTtcattttctggcgtaccgctcgaCGCCGgtagaatgcgcttacggtgtcgcgAGATCCTGCAGTGTGGTCAggggacatgggattttatatttctaagtagggggtcccaggtgttggatagctttcagccatcttctctattgaaattgggatgtttatttatttcaatagcctcgcggattgatctcggtatgtacctgtcttcccgagcgaggatttgtggtttatcaaaccgaatgtagtggcctggtttttCCATTGTGTGTAATGTGTGTGTGATTTTCATTGTGAGAAGTATTCCTTCACCTTCATACAGACGCTCCTCTTTGTGAGTTCAATGTATGACAAAGCACAGTCACCATCGAGTTTACATACACCCGCTTTTGTAAATGGTATTCTTGataggtctcaagaattggctcattTTCTTGTGTGGTTTGTATATAATCTTGACCGAAACCatattcaagatgttgcctattctgtcagtaactcccttcacatattgCAGGTGGTCGCTCAACTGTAGGTGGCTTcaagtggttcttgcgatgccgGTGAGAATTCtaccggcatccagagcggtactccagaaaattaagaaatctttGGCGGCAGATGATAAATATCAgtaccaactgacagacattctcatctcatctgcccgtgatcacggttgatgtaaagtaaccgaaaacTCGGTATtacgtagttttttaaaataataaaatacgcgtaatgaatctgaaaaatattagttttgtttgtatttatgtatgtttacaAATTACGAGGTTGTTAGAAAAAGAGGGTCTTGGTTTCCGAGTGTATGTTGGTAcgtatatttgtttatctaAACGGcttttcgtattttttatgCCTGGTATCAATGGATTCGTTAATGGCATGAGATTTAAACTGGGttcatcaatattaaaaaaataaagataataattttctcaaaATGTTATCTCGATAAATACATAGGTAACTTAGATTTTTCTATCAGAGCCTGGGataggaaatattaataaactacataagtatttaacgtattttaccgcaatatattttcttattatcagttgtattttttaaacagtctCCTTAATCCTTTCACTGAAAAACTAATACCCATAACCTGTCAAAGCCCTCTCAGTCGAGTTACgagtgtatttataataattataatggtaaaaCTCGTAAACACAGCTGACATAAGAGACTGCGTAAAAAAATCCCACTCGAACAATAGatcttacattttattatgacaaaaatCCAACCACAAGTCCGGCCACAATACgtccatatataaaattaaaacatgatTTGCTGTTTTGTTAGCAAACTAtgacataacatttttaagctGATTcaaaaacagataataaaagcGGCGCTATAAGTCcaacagattatatttaaatcattatttttatgtttagctttagatttattatacaCAGATTAGATCAATAGTTGTTATCAATAAAGATAAACACAATAACACGTAAATAaatgtgataatattaaaaaaacttatttaattcaacaacATCTTTCTTATCCCGTGATAAATCACACTTTCACGTTTCATGCGATAattgatgtaataaaatagagCTTTTTAAAAACACGTGCTGCAAACGAAAAGGACGACGTGacgtaaaatattagattCGATAAACAGTATATGGGAGAATCTAGAATAATCTGTGAAACACAGCTTTAAGCTTAACTGATTTCCTTTCCCCGAAAACCtttatgtaaacatttataaacggtgtatttacaaatttatagcacgccatttttaaagatatcgCTCCCAAATttacgtaatattaattaaatacccaatttataattatatttacacatgAAACAGACATTGTGGAGGtttataaagaacacaaaatttat
This Danaus plexippus chromosome Z, MEX_DaPlex, whole genome shotgun sequence DNA region includes the following protein-coding sequences:
- the LOC116777196 gene encoding histone deacetylase 3, which produces MSQQRVAYFYNPDVGNFHYGPGHPMKPHRLSVTHSLVLNYGLHKKMQVYRPYRASAHDMCRFHSEDYIEFLQNVTPQNIQTYSKDLLHYNVGDDCPVFEGLFDFCSMYTGASLEGAMKLNNNACDIAINWSGGLHHAKKFEPSGFCYVNDIVIAVLELLKYHPRVLYIDIDVHHGDGVQEAFYLTDRVMTVSFHKYGNYFFPGTGDMYEIGAESGRYFSVNVPLKEGIDDQSYVQIFKPVISNVMEFYRPTAIVLQCGADSLAGDRLGCFSLSTRGHGECVKFVKNLNVPTLVVGGGGYTLRNVARCWTYETSLLVDENISNELPYTEYLEFFAPDFQLHPEINSTSNANSKQYLEAITKHVYDNLKMCQHSPAVQMTHIPGDFLPEEYRIKEEPDPDIRISQEEADKMVEPKNEFFDDDKDNDKESLPEVKEP
- the LOC116777197 gene encoding protein D2-like isoform X1; protein product: MGTLLRFAMLLLIADSTMVNFRVLARAMSSVAKAFEANAVVPDVVPKAPEAEVTVKYNSGVEVNFGNELTPTQVKDVPAVKWNAVPDSYYTLAMTDPDAPSRAEPQFREWHHWLVGNILGGNISSGEVLSAYVGSGPPPDTGLHRYVFLVYKQPGKLSFDEPRLPNTSGDKRGGFSIAKFAKKYNLGEPVAGNFYQAKYDDYVPILYKQLGN
- the LOC116777197 gene encoding protein D2-like isoform X2, which codes for MVNFRVLARAMSSVAKAFEANAVVPDVVPKAPEAEVTVKYNSGVEVNFGNELTPTQVKDVPAVKWNAVPDSYYTLAMTDPDAPSRAEPQFREWHHWLVGNILGGNISSGEVLSAYVGSGPPPDTGLHRYVFLVYKQPGKLSFDEPRLPNTSGDKRGGFSIAKFAKKYNLGEPVAGNFYQAKYDDYVPILYKQLGN
- the LOC116777197 gene encoding phosphatidylethanolamine-binding protein homolog F40A3.3-like isoform X3; amino-acid sequence: MSSVAKAFEANAVVPDVVPKAPEAEVTVKYNSGVEVNFGNELTPTQVKDVPAVKWNAVPDSYYTLAMTDPDAPSRAEPQFREWHHWLVGNILGGNISSGEVLSAYVGSGPPPDTGLHRYVFLVYKQPGKLSFDEPRLPNTSGDKRGGFSIAKFAKKYNLGEPVAGNFYQAKYDDYVPILYKQLGN